In Columba livia isolate bColLiv1 breed racing homer chromosome 6, bColLiv1.pat.W.v2, whole genome shotgun sequence, a single genomic region encodes these proteins:
- the HNRNPH3 gene encoding heterogeneous nuclear ribonucleoprotein H3 isoform X4 has product MDWTGKHNGPNDTTNDGTVVRLRGLPFGCSKEEIVQFFQGLEIVPNGITLTLDYQGRSTGEAFVQFASKEIAENALGKHKERIGHRYIEIFKSSKSEIRGFSDMPRRMMGQQRPGPYDRPLGGRGGYYGAGRGSMYDRMRRGGGGYDGGYGGFDDYGGYNNYGYGNDGYDDRMRDGRGMGGHGYGGAGDTGSGFHGGGHFVHMRGLPFRATENDIANFFSPLNPIRVHIDIGADGRATGEADVEFVTHEDAVAAMSKDKNHMQHRYIELFLNSTAGGGSGMGGYGRDGMDQGYGSVGRMGMGSNYSGGYGTPDGLGGYSMYA; this is encoded by the exons atgGACTGGACTGGAAAACATAACGGGCCAAATGATACAACCAATGATGGAACAGTGGTACGACTTCGAGGCCTGCCATTTGGCTGCAGCAAAGAAGAGATTGTTCAGTTTTTCCAAG GGTTGGAAATCGTGCCAAATGGGATAACATTGACGCTGGACTACCAGGGGAGAAGCACAGGGGAGGCCTTCGTGCAGTTTGCTTCAAAGGAGATAGCAGAAAATGCTCTGGGGAAACACAAGGAAAGAATAGGGCACAG ATATATTGAAATCTTCAAAAGTAGTAAGAGCGAAATCAGAGGATTCTCTGACATGCCAAGAAGAATGATGGGACAACAACGACCTGGACCATATGATAGACCATTaggaggaagagggggttaTTATGGAGCTGGGCGTGGAAGTATGTATGACAGAATGCGTCGAGGAGGTGGTGGATATGACGGTG GATATGGTGGCTTTGATGATTACGGTGGCTATAATAACTATGGCTATGGAAATGATGGCTATGATGACAGAATGAGGGATGGCAGAG GCATGGGAGGACATGGCTATGGTGGAGCTGGAGATACAGGGTCGGGTTTCCATGGTGGCGGTCATTTTGTTCACATGAGAGGACTGCCCTTTCGAGCAACAGAAAATGATATTGCTAAT tttttctCACCATTGAACCCTATAAGAGTTCACATTGATATTGGAGCAGATGGAAGAGCCACGGGAGAGGCAGATGTGGAATTTGTAACACATGAGGATGCAGTAGCTGCCATGTCTAAGGATAAAAATCATATGC AACATCGATATATTGAGCTATTCCTGAATTCAACTGCTGGAGGTGGTTCTGGCATGGGAGGCTACGGCAGAGATGGAATGG atcAAGGTTACGGCTCAGTTGGTAGAATGGGAATGGGCAGCAATTACAGCGGCGGATATGGAACTCCCGATGGCTTGGGTGGATACA gtATGTATGCGTGA
- the HNRNPH3 gene encoding heterogeneous nuclear ribonucleoprotein H3 isoform X5 has translation MDWTGKHNGPNDTTNDGTVVRLRGLPFGCSKEEIVQFFQGLEIVPNGITLTLDYQGRSTGEAFVQFASKEIAENALGKHKERIGHRYIEIFKSSKSEIRGFSDMPRRMMGQQRPGPYDRPLGGRGGYYGAGRGRYGGFDDYGGYNNYGYGNDGYDDRMRDGRGMGGHGYGGAGDTGSGFHGGGHFVHMRGLPFRATENDIANFFSPLNPIRVHIDIGADGRATGEADVEFVTHEDAVAAMSKDKNHMQHRYIELFLNSTAGGGSGMGGYGRDGMDQGYGSVGRMGMGSNYSGGYGTPDGLGGYSMYA, from the exons atgGACTGGACTGGAAAACATAACGGGCCAAATGATACAACCAATGATGGAACAGTGGTACGACTTCGAGGCCTGCCATTTGGCTGCAGCAAAGAAGAGATTGTTCAGTTTTTCCAAG GGTTGGAAATCGTGCCAAATGGGATAACATTGACGCTGGACTACCAGGGGAGAAGCACAGGGGAGGCCTTCGTGCAGTTTGCTTCAAAGGAGATAGCAGAAAATGCTCTGGGGAAACACAAGGAAAGAATAGGGCACAG ATATATTGAAATCTTCAAAAGTAGTAAGAGCGAAATCAGAGGATTCTCTGACATGCCAAGAAGAATGATGGGACAACAACGACCTGGACCATATGATAGACCATTaggaggaagagggggttaTTATGGAGCTGGGCGTGGAA GATATGGTGGCTTTGATGATTACGGTGGCTATAATAACTATGGCTATGGAAATGATGGCTATGATGACAGAATGAGGGATGGCAGAG GCATGGGAGGACATGGCTATGGTGGAGCTGGAGATACAGGGTCGGGTTTCCATGGTGGCGGTCATTTTGTTCACATGAGAGGACTGCCCTTTCGAGCAACAGAAAATGATATTGCTAAT tttttctCACCATTGAACCCTATAAGAGTTCACATTGATATTGGAGCAGATGGAAGAGCCACGGGAGAGGCAGATGTGGAATTTGTAACACATGAGGATGCAGTAGCTGCCATGTCTAAGGATAAAAATCATATGC AACATCGATATATTGAGCTATTCCTGAATTCAACTGCTGGAGGTGGTTCTGGCATGGGAGGCTACGGCAGAGATGGAATGG atcAAGGTTACGGCTCAGTTGGTAGAATGGGAATGGGCAGCAATTACAGCGGCGGATATGGAACTCCCGATGGCTTGGGTGGATACA gtATGTATGCGTGA
- the HNRNPH3 gene encoding heterogeneous nuclear ribonucleoprotein H3 isoform X3, with translation MDWTGKHNGPNDTTNDGTVVRLRGLPFGCSKEEIVQFFQGLEIVPNGITLTLDYQGRSTGEAFVQFASKEIAENALGKHKERIGHRYIEIFKSSKSEIRGFSDMPRRMMGQQRPGPYDRPLGGRGGYYGAGRGRYGGFDDYGGYNNYGYGNDGYDDRMRDGRGMGGHGYGGAGDTGSGFHGGGHFVHMRGLPFRATENDIANFFSPLNPIRVHIDIGADGRATGEADVEFVTHEDAVAAMSKDKNHMQHRYIELFLNSTAGGGSGMGGYGRDGMDQGYGSVGRMGMGSNYSGGYGTPDGLGGYSRGSGNSGGYYGQGSMGGGGWRGMY, from the exons atgGACTGGACTGGAAAACATAACGGGCCAAATGATACAACCAATGATGGAACAGTGGTACGACTTCGAGGCCTGCCATTTGGCTGCAGCAAAGAAGAGATTGTTCAGTTTTTCCAAG GGTTGGAAATCGTGCCAAATGGGATAACATTGACGCTGGACTACCAGGGGAGAAGCACAGGGGAGGCCTTCGTGCAGTTTGCTTCAAAGGAGATAGCAGAAAATGCTCTGGGGAAACACAAGGAAAGAATAGGGCACAG ATATATTGAAATCTTCAAAAGTAGTAAGAGCGAAATCAGAGGATTCTCTGACATGCCAAGAAGAATGATGGGACAACAACGACCTGGACCATATGATAGACCATTaggaggaagagggggttaTTATGGAGCTGGGCGTGGAA GATATGGTGGCTTTGATGATTACGGTGGCTATAATAACTATGGCTATGGAAATGATGGCTATGATGACAGAATGAGGGATGGCAGAG GCATGGGAGGACATGGCTATGGTGGAGCTGGAGATACAGGGTCGGGTTTCCATGGTGGCGGTCATTTTGTTCACATGAGAGGACTGCCCTTTCGAGCAACAGAAAATGATATTGCTAAT tttttctCACCATTGAACCCTATAAGAGTTCACATTGATATTGGAGCAGATGGAAGAGCCACGGGAGAGGCAGATGTGGAATTTGTAACACATGAGGATGCAGTAGCTGCCATGTCTAAGGATAAAAATCATATGC AACATCGATATATTGAGCTATTCCTGAATTCAACTGCTGGAGGTGGTTCTGGCATGGGAGGCTACGGCAGAGATGGAATGG atcAAGGTTACGGCTCAGTTGGTAGAATGGGAATGGGCAGCAATTACAGCGGCGGATATGGAACTCCCGATGGCTTGGGTGGATACA GTCGTGGCAGTGGAAATAGTGGAGGATACTATGGGCAAGGCAGTATGGGTGGAGGAGGCTGGCGTGGGATGTATTGA
- the HNRNPH3 gene encoding heterogeneous nuclear ribonucleoprotein H3 isoform X1 has product MDWTGKHNGPNDTTNDGTVVRLRGLPFGCSKEEIVQFFQGLEIVPNGITLTLDYQGRSTGEAFVQFASKEIAENALGKHKERIGHRYIEIFKSSKSEIRGFSDMPRRMMGQQRPGPYDRPLGGRGGYYGAGRGSMYDRMRRGGGGYDGGYGGFDDYGGYNNYGYGNDGYDDRMRDGRGMGGHGYGGAGDTGSGFHGGGHFVHMRGLPFRATENDIANFFSPLNPIRVHIDIGADGRATGEADVEFVTHEDAVAAMSKDKNHMQHRYIELFLNSTAGGGSGMGGYGRDGMDQGYGSVGRMGMGSNYSGGYGTPDGLGGYSRGSGNSGGYYGQGSMGGGGWRGMY; this is encoded by the exons atgGACTGGACTGGAAAACATAACGGGCCAAATGATACAACCAATGATGGAACAGTGGTACGACTTCGAGGCCTGCCATTTGGCTGCAGCAAAGAAGAGATTGTTCAGTTTTTCCAAG GGTTGGAAATCGTGCCAAATGGGATAACATTGACGCTGGACTACCAGGGGAGAAGCACAGGGGAGGCCTTCGTGCAGTTTGCTTCAAAGGAGATAGCAGAAAATGCTCTGGGGAAACACAAGGAAAGAATAGGGCACAG ATATATTGAAATCTTCAAAAGTAGTAAGAGCGAAATCAGAGGATTCTCTGACATGCCAAGAAGAATGATGGGACAACAACGACCTGGACCATATGATAGACCATTaggaggaagagggggttaTTATGGAGCTGGGCGTGGAAGTATGTATGACAGAATGCGTCGAGGAGGTGGTGGATATGACGGTG GATATGGTGGCTTTGATGATTACGGTGGCTATAATAACTATGGCTATGGAAATGATGGCTATGATGACAGAATGAGGGATGGCAGAG GCATGGGAGGACATGGCTATGGTGGAGCTGGAGATACAGGGTCGGGTTTCCATGGTGGCGGTCATTTTGTTCACATGAGAGGACTGCCCTTTCGAGCAACAGAAAATGATATTGCTAAT tttttctCACCATTGAACCCTATAAGAGTTCACATTGATATTGGAGCAGATGGAAGAGCCACGGGAGAGGCAGATGTGGAATTTGTAACACATGAGGATGCAGTAGCTGCCATGTCTAAGGATAAAAATCATATGC AACATCGATATATTGAGCTATTCCTGAATTCAACTGCTGGAGGTGGTTCTGGCATGGGAGGCTACGGCAGAGATGGAATGG atcAAGGTTACGGCTCAGTTGGTAGAATGGGAATGGGCAGCAATTACAGCGGCGGATATGGAACTCCCGATGGCTTGGGTGGATACA GTCGTGGCAGTGGAAATAGTGGAGGATACTATGGGCAAGGCAGTATGGGTGGAGGAGGCTGGCGTGGGATGTATTGA
- the HNRNPH3 gene encoding heterogeneous nuclear ribonucleoprotein H3 isoform X2 translates to MDWTGKHNGPNDTTNDGTVVRLRGLPFGCSKEEIVQFFQGLEIVPNGITLTLDYQGRSTGEAFVQFASKEIAENALGKHKERIGHRYIEIFKSSKSEIRGFSDMPRRMMGQQRPGPYDRPLGGRGGYYGAGRGSTGYGGFDDYGGYNNYGYGNDGYDDRMRDGRGMGGHGYGGAGDTGSGFHGGGHFVHMRGLPFRATENDIANFFSPLNPIRVHIDIGADGRATGEADVEFVTHEDAVAAMSKDKNHMQHRYIELFLNSTAGGGSGMGGYGRDGMDQGYGSVGRMGMGSNYSGGYGTPDGLGGYSRGSGNSGGYYGQGSMGGGGWRGMY, encoded by the exons atgGACTGGACTGGAAAACATAACGGGCCAAATGATACAACCAATGATGGAACAGTGGTACGACTTCGAGGCCTGCCATTTGGCTGCAGCAAAGAAGAGATTGTTCAGTTTTTCCAAG GGTTGGAAATCGTGCCAAATGGGATAACATTGACGCTGGACTACCAGGGGAGAAGCACAGGGGAGGCCTTCGTGCAGTTTGCTTCAAAGGAGATAGCAGAAAATGCTCTGGGGAAACACAAGGAAAGAATAGGGCACAG ATATATTGAAATCTTCAAAAGTAGTAAGAGCGAAATCAGAGGATTCTCTGACATGCCAAGAAGAATGATGGGACAACAACGACCTGGACCATATGATAGACCATTaggaggaagagggggttaTTATGGAGCTGGGCGTGGAA GCACAGGATATGGTGGCTTTGATGATTACGGTGGCTATAATAACTATGGCTATGGAAATGATGGCTATGATGACAGAATGAGGGATGGCAGAG GCATGGGAGGACATGGCTATGGTGGAGCTGGAGATACAGGGTCGGGTTTCCATGGTGGCGGTCATTTTGTTCACATGAGAGGACTGCCCTTTCGAGCAACAGAAAATGATATTGCTAAT tttttctCACCATTGAACCCTATAAGAGTTCACATTGATATTGGAGCAGATGGAAGAGCCACGGGAGAGGCAGATGTGGAATTTGTAACACATGAGGATGCAGTAGCTGCCATGTCTAAGGATAAAAATCATATGC AACATCGATATATTGAGCTATTCCTGAATTCAACTGCTGGAGGTGGTTCTGGCATGGGAGGCTACGGCAGAGATGGAATGG atcAAGGTTACGGCTCAGTTGGTAGAATGGGAATGGGCAGCAATTACAGCGGCGGATATGGAACTCCCGATGGCTTGGGTGGATACA GTCGTGGCAGTGGAAATAGTGGAGGATACTATGGGCAAGGCAGTATGGGTGGAGGAGGCTGGCGTGGGATGTATTGA
- the HNRNPH3 gene encoding heterogeneous nuclear ribonucleoprotein H3 isoform X7: MPRRMMGQQRPGPYDRPLGGRGGYYGAGRGRYGGFDDYGGYNNYGYGNDGYDDRMRDGRGMGGHGYGGAGDTGSGFHGGGHFVHMRGLPFRATENDIANFFSPLNPIRVHIDIGADGRATGEADVEFVTHEDAVAAMSKDKNHMQHRYIELFLNSTAGGGSGMGGYGRDGMDQGYGSVGRMGMGSNYSGGYGTPDGLGGYSRGSGNSGGYYGQGSMGGGGWRGMY; the protein is encoded by the exons ATGCCAAGAAGAATGATGGGACAACAACGACCTGGACCATATGATAGACCATTaggaggaagagggggttaTTATGGAGCTGGGCGTGGAA GATATGGTGGCTTTGATGATTACGGTGGCTATAATAACTATGGCTATGGAAATGATGGCTATGATGACAGAATGAGGGATGGCAGAG GCATGGGAGGACATGGCTATGGTGGAGCTGGAGATACAGGGTCGGGTTTCCATGGTGGCGGTCATTTTGTTCACATGAGAGGACTGCCCTTTCGAGCAACAGAAAATGATATTGCTAAT tttttctCACCATTGAACCCTATAAGAGTTCACATTGATATTGGAGCAGATGGAAGAGCCACGGGAGAGGCAGATGTGGAATTTGTAACACATGAGGATGCAGTAGCTGCCATGTCTAAGGATAAAAATCATATGC AACATCGATATATTGAGCTATTCCTGAATTCAACTGCTGGAGGTGGTTCTGGCATGGGAGGCTACGGCAGAGATGGAATGG atcAAGGTTACGGCTCAGTTGGTAGAATGGGAATGGGCAGCAATTACAGCGGCGGATATGGAACTCCCGATGGCTTGGGTGGATACA GTCGTGGCAGTGGAAATAGTGGAGGATACTATGGGCAAGGCAGTATGGGTGGAGGAGGCTGGCGTGGGATGTATTGA
- the HNRNPH3 gene encoding heterogeneous nuclear ribonucleoprotein H3 isoform X6 — protein MPRRMMGQQRPGPYDRPLGGRGGYYGAGRGSMYDRMRRGGGGYDGGYGGFDDYGGYNNYGYGNDGYDDRMRDGRGMGGHGYGGAGDTGSGFHGGGHFVHMRGLPFRATENDIANFFSPLNPIRVHIDIGADGRATGEADVEFVTHEDAVAAMSKDKNHMQHRYIELFLNSTAGGGSGMGGYGRDGMDQGYGSVGRMGMGSNYSGGYGTPDGLGGYSRGSGNSGGYYGQGSMGGGGWRGMY, from the exons ATGCCAAGAAGAATGATGGGACAACAACGACCTGGACCATATGATAGACCATTaggaggaagagggggttaTTATGGAGCTGGGCGTGGAAGTATGTATGACAGAATGCGTCGAGGAGGTGGTGGATATGACGGTG GATATGGTGGCTTTGATGATTACGGTGGCTATAATAACTATGGCTATGGAAATGATGGCTATGATGACAGAATGAGGGATGGCAGAG GCATGGGAGGACATGGCTATGGTGGAGCTGGAGATACAGGGTCGGGTTTCCATGGTGGCGGTCATTTTGTTCACATGAGAGGACTGCCCTTTCGAGCAACAGAAAATGATATTGCTAAT tttttctCACCATTGAACCCTATAAGAGTTCACATTGATATTGGAGCAGATGGAAGAGCCACGGGAGAGGCAGATGTGGAATTTGTAACACATGAGGATGCAGTAGCTGCCATGTCTAAGGATAAAAATCATATGC AACATCGATATATTGAGCTATTCCTGAATTCAACTGCTGGAGGTGGTTCTGGCATGGGAGGCTACGGCAGAGATGGAATGG atcAAGGTTACGGCTCAGTTGGTAGAATGGGAATGGGCAGCAATTACAGCGGCGGATATGGAACTCCCGATGGCTTGGGTGGATACA GTCGTGGCAGTGGAAATAGTGGAGGATACTATGGGCAAGGCAGTATGGGTGGAGGAGGCTGGCGTGGGATGTATTGA